The bacterium DNA window CGGCCTGAGCCGCCTCCGCGGCAAAGCGCCGGGGATCCTGCGCCAGGATCGGGTTGATATAGGTCATCAGCACGACCGGCACGCCCTCGTTCGCGACCGCGGCGGCCACCTCGAGCGCGCCTCCGACGGTCATGCCGTGCTCGAGCGCCGCCTGGCCCGCGCGCTGGATGACCGGGCCGTCGGCCAGCGGGTCGGAGAACGGGATGCCGATCTCCAGCGCCGCGATGCCCGAGTTGGCAAGCCTCTTCCCCACCTCGATGGAGCGCTTCTTGGTCGGGTGCCCAGCCATCATGTAGGCGACCAACTTTAAGTCGCCTTGAGAGTGCAGGGCCAGCTCGAGCCGGGTGCCTTCAGCCACCGTCGACCGAGTCCATGTCCTTGTCGCCCCGGCCCGACAGGCAGACCAGGATGCGCCCGCCCGGCCCGAGCTCACGTGCGAGCACGCCCGCGTGATGCAGGGCATGCGCCGGCTCGAGCGCCGGCATGATCCCCTCGAGCCGCGTGCAGAGCTTGAAAGCGGCGACGGCGTCCTTGTCGGTGACGGCCACGTACTCGACCCGCTTGGAGTCGTGAAGGAAGGCGTGCTCCGGGCCGACGCCCGGATAGTCGAGACCGGCCGAGATCGAGTGCGTGGGCAGCACCTGGCCGTCCGGGTCCTGGAGCACGTACGAGAAGCTGCCGTGCAGCACGCCCGGGCGTCCCCCGACGATCGACGCGGCATGGTGACCGCTCCTCACGCCCTCGCCCGCCGCCTCGACGCCCACCAGCGCCACGTCCTTGTCGTCGAGGAACGCGGTGAAGATCCCCATCGCGTTGGAGCCGCCACCGACGCATGCGACGACGACGTCGGGCAGCTTGCCGTCGGCTGACAGGTACTGCTCACGCGCTTCGTCACCGATCACCCGCTGCAGGTCGCGAACCATCTCCGGGTACGGGTGAGGTCCGACCACGGAACCGATGATGTAGTGAGTGGTGCGGACGTTGGTCACCCAGTCGCGGATGGCCTCAGACGTCGCGTCCTTCAGCGTCCTGGTCCCGCTCGTCACCTCCATCACCTCGGCGCCGAGCAGCTTCATGCGCCTCACGTTCATCGACTGTCGGCGCATGTCCTCGGTGCCCATGTAGACGGTGCATTCGAGCCCGAAGCGCGCGCAAACGGTCGCGGTGGCGACGCCGTGCTGGCCCGCTCCCGTTTCCGCGATGACGCGCTTCTTGCCCATCCGCAGAGCCAACAGCGCCTGCCCCACCGCGTTGTTCAGCTTGTGAGCCCCGGTGTGGCACAGGTCCTCGCGCTTGAGGTGAATGTGGGCGCCGCCGAAGTGCTCACCGAGCCGGGTGGCCGAGTAAAGCGGGGTGGGACGGCCGACGAAAGCATGCCTGTGGCCGGCCAGCTCGAGCTGAAACTGGGTGTCGGCCTTCGCCTCGCGCCACACCCTCTCCAGCTCCGCCAGCGCGCCCATCAGCGTCTCGGGCACGTACTGGCCGCCATAGGCGCCGAAGCGCCCGCCCACCGGTTGGGTCACGCGGTCCTCCCCCCTCGGCCCGAAGGCGTCGGGTGCGGAGCCGGATTCCACATCACGCCGGGACCTCGGCCAGGCGCACGGCGTTGACGAATGCCCGCATCTTGTCCGGGTCCTTGATGCGAAGCGCGGCCTCGACGCCGCTCGACACGTCGACGCCATATGGCTTGAAGCTGCTCACGACCCTGCCCACGTTACCCGGTTCCAGACCGCCGGCGATGAACACCCGCCGCGTGGCGAGAAACTCGCGCGCGAGCTCCCAGTCCCACGTGCGCCCGGTGCCCCCCCGCTGGTCCGGCGACCAGGAGTCGAGCATGAGCGGATCCGGCCAATCGTCCACGCCCGGGATCCGGCCGTCCTTGACCTTCAGCACCTTCATCACCGGCCGCCCGGCGTCAAACCCCGGAGGCTCGGAGCCGTGGAGCTGGAGCACGTCCAGGCCGACGAAGTCCGCGACCTGCCGGACCTCTCGCGGATCCTGGTCGAGGAACACGCCCACGATCGAGGGTCGCGAAGACAGCCCCTCGACGATGCCCCTCGCCTCCTCCGGGGAGACCCCGCGTTTGGACGGGCAGAAATGGAAGCCGAGCAGGTCGGCGCCGGCCTCGACGGCGGCATGCGCGCCGCCGGCATCGCAGATGCCGCAGATCTTCACCTGGACCATGCGGTCAACTCCCTGATGCGGGCCGCGGGATCCGGCGCGCGCATGATGGCCTCGCCCACCAGGATGGCGTCGGCGCCCGCGTCGTGCATCCGGCGCGCGTCGTCCGGGGTGTGAATGCCGCTCTCCGCCACCAGGACCACGTCGCTCGGAACCACCTTGCGCAGCCTCTCGGTGAGGGTCAGGTCGACGGTGAAGGTCCGCAGGTCGCGATGGTTGACGCCGATCACCCGCGCGCCGGCGTCCAGGGCGGCGGCCGCTTCGGCCTCGTCGTGCACCTCGACGAGCGCCGCGATGCCCCGGCTTCGCGCCACCCGGATCAGCTCGGCCAGCCGCGGCCGGTCGAGAGCGGCGACGATCAGCAGGACGGCGTCCGCTCCCGACGCCCTCGCCTCGGCCACCTCGTAGGAGTCGGTGATGAAGTCTTTGCGGAGAATCGGGAGCGGCGTCGCGACACGCACCGCCTGGACGTGCTCGGGACGGCCGCCAAAGCCCGCCATGTGAGTCAGCACCGAGATGGCGGCGGCGCCGCCTTCGGTGTATGCGCGTGCCAGGTCCACCGGCCGGTAGTCCTGCGAGAGGACGCCCATGCTCGGGGTGCGCTGCTTCATCTCGGCGATGACCGCGAGCCCCGGACCCCGCAGCGCCCCGACGAAGTCCTTCGGCACGTGCGACGCCACGGCGCGTTCGAACTGGTCTTGCGAGATCAGCGCCCGCCGCCGCCGCAGGTCCTGCCGGGCCTCCGCGACCAGGCGGGCCAGCAGGTCTTCTTCCGCGCTCACTCCTGTGAGATTCTCGCCCAGCGCTGGAGGACCTCGCCGGCGCGCCCTTGGTCGATCGCCTCCGCGGCCTGGCCGATGCCCTCCCTCCAATCCCTGGCCAGGCCGGCCGCCCGGAGCGCGGCCGCGGCGTTGAGCAGGACGACGTCGCGGCGAGGACCGGCCGCGCCTTCCAGCACCTCACGCGCCAGGCGCGCGTTCTGCTCGGGGCCTCCGCCGCGCATCGATTCGAGCGGGGCTGCGGCCAGGCCAAGCTCCGCCGGGTCGAGCTGGTACTCCTTGTGCGCGCCGTCGATCTCGATCACGAATGACGGCGAGCTCACCGAGAGCTCGTCCATGCCGTCGCCGGCGTGAAACACGATCGCCCGCTCGACGCCCAGGCGGACGAGCACATCGGCCATCTTCGGCGCCAACGATCCGTCCGCGACGCCGAGCGCCTGGTATCTGGCCCCGGCGGGATTGCACAGCGGGCCGAGCACGTTGAACACGGTGCGGATGGCCAGCTCGCGGCGCGTCACGCCGGCGAAGCGGAATGACGGATGGAACACCGGCGCGAAGAGAAAGCCGATGCCGGCCTGTTCGATGCAGCGGGCCACGCCATCGGGTCCGAGGTCGATCTTCACGCCCAGCTGCTCGAGCACGTCGGCAGAACCACACAGTGAAGAGGCGGCACGGTTGCCGTGCTTGGCGACGCGCGCGCCGCAGGCCGCGGCGACGATGGCCGCCAGCGTCGAGATGTTGAAGGTCGCCAGCCCGTCGCCGCCGGTGCCGCAGGTGTCGAGCAGCGCACCGTCCACCGCGATCGGCGTCGCCATGGCGCGCACGGTGCGAGCGAAACCCGTGATCTCGTCCGCGGTCTCGCCCTTCATCCGCAGCGCGACGACGAATCCCGCGATCTGCACCGGGGTGGCGTCGCCTCGCATGACCACCTCGAACGCCGCCGCGGCCTCGTCCTCGGTCAAAGACTCGCGCCTCACCAGCTTGGCGATCGACTGGATCAAGCCGCACCCCTGGCCGAGCGCCGCAGGAAGTTGGACAGTATCTTTTTGCCCTCCCTGGTCAGCACCGACTCGGGGTGGAACTGCACGCCGTACGTGGGGTGCTTGACGTGTCGCAGTCCCATCACAGTTCCGTCAGGAGTCCAGGCGGTGACGATCAGCTCTTTCGGCACCGAGGCCCGCTCGACGATCAGGGAGTGGTAGCGCGTGGCTTCGAACGGGTCGCTCACGCCGGCCATCACGCCCGAGTTGTCGTGACGGATCCAGGAGGTCTTGCCGTGCGCCGGCTCGTTGCGGACGACCCGGCCGCCAAAGGCCTCGCCGAGGCACTGGTGGCCGAGGCACACGCCGAGGATGGCGACCCTGCCGCTCAGCTCACGAATCGCGCTGGTCGAGATCCCGGCATCGGCCGGCGTTCCCGGGCCGGGTGAGATGACGATCCCGTCGTAGCCGCCCAGCTCGTCGACCGTGACCCGGTCGTTGCGATGGACCACGGGTTCGCAGCCCAGCTCGCCCAGGTACTGCACCAGGTTGTACGTGAAGGAGTCGTAGTTGTCGATCAACGCCAGATTGACCATCCGCGGGTCCTCTTAGAGGCTCTCGGCCATCTCGATGGCCTTGAACATCGCATCAGCCTTCTCGAGCGTCTCCTCGAACTCCCGCTCGGGCCTGGAGTCGGCGACGACCCCCGCGCCGGCCTGCACGTATGCGATGCCATCCGCCACGACCACCGTACGGAGCGTGATCGCCATGTCCAGGTTCCCGCCGAAACTCACGTAACCCAGCGATCCCGCATACACCCCGCGCTGCTCAGGCTCGAGGTCCGCGATGACCTCCATCGCGCGGATCTTGGGCGCCCCAGAGACGGTGCCGGCGGGGAACGCCGCCCTCAGCGCATCCAGCGACGTGCAGCCTTCACGAAGCTCGCCACTGACCGTCGAGGAGATGTGCATGACGTGCGAGTAGCGCTCGACCTCCATCAAGCGGTCGACGCTCACCGTGCCCGGCCGCGCGACACGGCCCACGTCGTTGCGCCCGAGGTCGACCAGCATCACGTGCTCGGCGCGCTCCTTCAGGTCGCTGAGCAGCTCCTTCTCGAGCCTGAGATCCTCCGCCGGGTCGGCGCCCCGCCGTCGCGTTCCGGCCAGCGGCCTCGTCTCGACGCGCCTGCCCTCGACCTGGACGAGCTTCTCGGGCGACGTGCCGACCACGTGCCGGTCGCCGCCCAGCGCCAGGAAGTACATGTACGGCGAGGGGTTGATCGCGCGCAGGCAGCGATACACATCGAACGGGCTCGCCTCGAGCGGCTTGCGGAATCGCTGCGACACGACGATCTGAAATGCGTCGCCGGCGAGGATATGCTCGCGGGCGGCGTCCACCATGCCGTGGAACTGGCCTTCGGTCACGTTGGACTGCCAGCGCGCGCCATTGGCCCCGCGCGGTGCGGCCGGTGCCGGGTCACCAGCCAGGCGCATCTCCATCTGATCGATGCGATCGACCGCCGCCTGGTAGTCCTCGCGGTCGGGACGGTGGATCGTCAGCAGCTTCAGGCGTCGCGTGACGTGGTCGAAGACCGCCAGGTCCTCGGCGCGCAGGAAGGCGCTCTCCGGCATCGGCGGCGGCGCCCCCTTGGCGACCGGCAGGCGCTCGAAGTGGCGCGCCATCTCGTAGCCCAGGTAGCCCACCGCCCCGCCGTGAAAGCGCGGGACGCCCGGGACCGGCGCGGTCACCTCGGCGGCCACCGCCTTCAGGGCGGCGAGCGGATCACCTCCGGCAAGCGCTGCGCCCGGCGCCGGCTTGTCACCTGCAATTGCCAGATCCAGCGGCCGCGGCTCGAAGCCGATGAAGGAGTAGCGGGCCAGGCGCTCGCCACCCTCGACGCTCTCGAGCAGGAAGCCAGGGGCGCCGGGCGGGCACAGGAGCGTGTAGGCGCGGACCGGAGTGAGCATGTCGGCCAGCACCTCCCGGTAAACCGGGATGAGGGCATGGTCCTTCGCCAGCGCCCGGGATTCCTCCCGGGTGGGGGTGCAACCTTTCACGAAATGCGCTCTGCGCGCGCCCGGCTCACCAGCTGTACCTCTCTCGTCTCAGTCTTTCTCGTCTCAGTCTTGCCGCGCGGCTCACTCTGGCCGCGCCGGGTGGCAAACGTTACCAGAGGACGGGTCAGCGGCCGGCGCGCATCTCGCGCTTGACCTCGCGCGCATGCGCCATCGATTCCTCCGTGTCCACGTCCGCGATCGTGTGCCAGTTCGCGGCCTGCTTCTCCCAACCCCTGGGTTGGACCCCGAACTTCTTGGCGAGGACGGCGACGAGGATCTTGACCTTCATGTCCCCAAAGCCGGGCAGCTTTTTGATGCGAGCCGCCAGGTCGTCCCCGTCGCGGGGCTCTCTCCAGACGGCGCCGGCATCTCCGCCATAGTCGCTCACGACCGCCTGGCAGAGAGCCTGGACGCGCTTCGACATGGTGCCCGGGAAGCGGTGCAGCGCCGGGCGTTCGCGGAACGCGGCCAGCAGCTCGTCGGGGTCCATGGCCGCGATCCTGCCCGCGTCCAGGTGGCCCAGGCGCCGCTGGAGCTCGTAGGGACCGTTGAACGCCTTCTCCATCTTCACCTGCTGGTCGAGCACCAGCCCGATCAGCAGGGCGAGCGGATCGGTCTCCAGGAGTTGGTTGGCCGCCGGATTGCCGGTCCAGACGATTGGCACGCTCTCACTTTAGGCCACCAGGGCATGTAGCCTTCGGCGTTATAGCAAGCGTGGGGGCAGCGCCCGATCCGCAGGCGGAAACCTACCGGCCGGGGGCCAAAGACGACTTCGATCGGCTGTATCGCAGCGCCTATCCGCGCGTCTATCGGACCCTGACGGCCATCCTCGGCGATCCCGCCGAGGCCGAGGACTGCGCCCAGGACACCTTCGTGCAGGCGTTCGGGGCCTGGCCGCGGTGGCGCCCCGATGCACCAGCCGAGGCGTGGGTCCACAGGATTGCGGTCAACAAGGCGATCTCCTACCGCCGCCGGGCGCGTCTGCGTTCGGTCGGCGAGCTCCTGCGGCGCCTCGGGAAACCCGCCCGAGGTCACGACCCGGCCGAGATCGCACTCCGCCCGGACCTGTTGACCGCCCTCCGCGCCATCCCTCCGAAGCTGGCCGCGGCGATCGTGCTGCGCCACTACCACGGGTACAACAACCGTGAGATCGCCGCCGCGCTCGGTGTTTCGGAGCGGACGGTGGGCGCGCGCTTGAGCCAGGCAGCCGGCCGATTGCGCTCCCTGCTCGCCGGCGCCGGGCAGCCGAGCTTCTCACTTGACCCCCGAGCGGCGTTGTCTTCAGAACAGGACCAAAACTCATATGCCGACCGCTGAGCACGATCCGCTGGGTCCGGGGTTTGAATGGCGGCTGAAGGCCGCCCTGGATCGGCTTTCTCCCCCTCCATACCTCACCAACGCCCGCTACCGGTCGATGTCACCGCCGGCACGCGTGTGGCGCTTGGCCCCTGCGCTGCTCGCCATCGGCACCGCCGGCATCCTCGCCCTGAGCGCCACCGCGGCCACGGGCAGCCCCAGCCCTGCCGTGTGGACGCAGCGTGCCGCGTCCACGATCGGATCCATGGGCCACGCCCCGGAGACCAGCCCGATCTCGGACCTCAGGCCGAGCCCGAATCCGCATCGTGAGCCGGGCGGGGATGAGCCTGGGGCGGCCCCCCTGCCCTCGCACGACCGCGAGGCGTCCCCCCGGCCGGAACCCGCAGCGACCCCCCACGGGTCACCCCGACCCGAGCCCTCGGAGTCCCCTGCGTCCTCCGACCGCCCATCTCAGACCAACTCACCGAGCCCTTCGCCCAGCCCCGCCGATCACTGAGTGGGCCTTCCGACTTGGCCGCGGCGAGGCGTTTTAAGTCCATCAGGCCAGGTAAGCAAGGAGGACAAGCGTGCCCAAGAAAACGATGTTCAGGATCGGAGCCGCCACCGCCGCCGCCGCGGCGGGAGTGATCCTCGCGATCACGTCGGTCGCGGCCCACTCGGACACCCGCGCCACCGGCGATTCGCTGATCGGCAGCCTCGTCAGCGCGGCCGACAGCACCGGCCTCTCGCCGGACCAGGCCGGCTCCGCGCCCAACTCCGTCACCGACGAGCAGGCCTCGGACGCCGCCGAGCTCGCCGCCCAGCAGGCCGAGCAGGCTGCAGAGCTTGCCGCCCAGCAGGCGGAGCAGGCCGCCGAGCAGCAGCCGGAGGCGAACGACCAGGACCAGGACACCGACCAGGACGAAAACGAGGCTCAGCAGCAAAAGACCAAAGACCAGAAGACCGGCGACGACACCATGAGCGCAACGACGACGGCCGGCGCACGCGAGAGCGATTAGCGTCACGGTTCGATCGCGCTGACGAGGGCCGGGCGAGCGTCGCCCGGCTCTTCTCTTATGGCTTTCTTTTCTGCACGAACTGGAAGCCGAACCGCCCTTTGACGCAGAGGTGGCCGGCGGTCACGCTGTGGTCGAGAGGCGACGTCACCTTGACGATCGAGTTGTCCTGGACGTGGAGCTCGAGCATGCAGCCCACGCCGCAGTAAGGGCACACGGTCTCGGTGATGCTCTGCGTGGATTCATCCCACGTGCCCGCCTCGCGCATGTCGTGCTCGCTTTTGAACATGAGCGCGCCGGTCGGGCACACGCCGATGCAGTTGCCGCAGTAGACGCACGCCGACTCCGGCAGCGGCACGGCGTACTCGGTCGAGATGTGGGCGTCGAATCCGCGACCCGCGACTCCTATGGCGAACGTGTTCTGCGCATCGACGCCGCACGCCTCGACGCACTTGTAGCAGAGGATGCAGCGCGAGTAATCGCGAACGTAGAGGTCGTTGTCGATCTTGACCGGCTGCGCCACGGTGGCGACGTCCTGCCCAAAGCGCTGCGGCGTGGCACCATACCGCGCCAACCAACCGTGGACCTGCGCCGAGCACAGCGACATGTCGACCGATGACGCCAGCAGCTCGAGGACCAGCCGGCGGCTGTGACGCACGCGCTCGGAGTCGGTCCGGATGTTCATTTCCGGCTCGACCTTGCGCGAGCAGGCCGGCACCAGGACCCGCGAACCCTCGACCTCGACCACGCAGACCCGGCAGACGTTCACCGGCGTCAGCGTCTCCAGCTGGCACAGAGTCGGAGTGTCGATCCGCAGCTGCCGGCAGGCCTCCAGGATGGTCGTACCCTCGAGCACCTCGAGCTCGTGGCCGTCGACGGTGAGGCGGACCATGCGCTTGGGCAGGCCGACGAAAACTCTATCTGCCATCTATGAGCGGTGGCCGCCTCCGACCACTCCGAGCTGCATCACCGCGGATGAAATCGCGTTCGCCGCCGTCTGGCCGAGGCCGCAGATCGATGCGTCGCGCATCGCCTGGGCGATGTCGTTCAGCAGGCTGATGTCGCCCTGCCGCGCGTCGCCGTCGCGCGAGCTCAGCAGCCGGCGGAGGACCTCCTCCTGCCGCACGGTCCCGACGCGGCAGGGGACGCACTGCCCGCAGGACTCATCACGGAAGAAGCGAGCGATCCGGAGCAGGATCTGATTCATGTCGGCGGTGTCGTCGAGCACGATCACCGCGCCGGAGCCCAGCGTCGCCCCGATCGCCTGGGTGCCCTCGAAGCTGAGCGGGACGTCGAGATGCCGTTCGGTGACGAACGAGCCGGCCGCTCCGCCGAGGAGCACCGCCTGCATCGTCCTGCCCTCGCGCAGGCCACCGGCCAGTTCGATCAGCGCGCGCAGCGTGGTCCCCATCGCCACTTCGTAC harbors:
- a CDS encoding tryptophan synthase subunit alpha; its protein translation is MPCITRACSHVSSGRAGASWSACRAGATRTWTRSTVAEGTRLELALHSQGDLKLVAYMMAGHPTKKRSIEVGKRLANSGIAALEIGIPFSDPLADGPVIQRAGQAALEHGMTVGGALEVAAAVANEGVPVVLMTYINPILAQDPRRFAAEAAQAGVAGVIVPDLPVEESEPVSGWLRSASLDTVFMVAPTTSEDRLESICGHSAGFVYCVTVTGITGARRELPAGMEELFKKVRRHTQLPIAAGFGISRPEHMKALRGSADAAVVGSAIVEKIDGGEDPVPLIKDLLKACR
- the trpB gene encoding tryptophan synthase subunit beta → MASTCRAASRPRFASRTRTRCGHSSTPCAWPRSRRDVESGSAPDAFGPRGEDRVTQPVGGRFGAYGGQYVPETLMGALAELERVWREAKADTQFQLELAGHRHAFVGRPTPLYSATRLGEHFGGAHIHLKREDLCHTGAHKLNNAVGQALLALRMGKKRVIAETGAGQHGVATATVCARFGLECTVYMGTEDMRRQSMNVRRMKLLGAEVMEVTSGTRTLKDATSEAIRDWVTNVRTTHYIIGSVVGPHPYPEMVRDLQRVIGDEAREQYLSADGKLPDVVVACVGGGSNAMGIFTAFLDDKDVALVGVEAAGEGVRSGHHAASIVGGRPGVLHGSFSYVLQDPDGQVLPTHSISAGLDYPGVGPEHAFLHDSKRVEYVAVTDKDAVAAFKLCTRLEGIMPALEPAHALHHAGVLARELGPGGRILVCLSGRGDKDMDSVDGG
- a CDS encoding phosphoribosylanthranilate isomerase, which produces MVQVKICGICDAGGAHAAVEAGADLLGFHFCPSKRGVSPEEARGIVEGLSSRPSIVGVFLDQDPREVRQVADFVGLDVLQLHGSEPPGFDAGRPVMKVLKVKDGRIPGVDDWPDPLMLDSWSPDQRGGTGRTWDWELAREFLATRRVFIAGGLEPGNVGRVVSSFKPYGVDVSSGVEAALRIKDPDKMRAFVNAVRLAEVPA
- the trpC gene encoding indole-3-glycerol phosphate synthase TrpC encodes the protein MLARLVAEARQDLRRRRALISQDQFERAVASHVPKDFVGALRGPGLAVIAEMKQRTPSMGVLSQDYRPVDLARAYTEGGAAAISVLTHMAGFGGRPEHVQAVRVATPLPILRKDFITDSYEVAEARASGADAVLLIVAALDRPRLAELIRVARSRGIAALVEVHDEAEAAAALDAGARVIGVNHRDLRTFTVDLTLTERLRKVVPSDVVLVAESGIHTPDDARRMHDAGADAILVGEAIMRAPDPAARIRELTAWSR
- the trpD gene encoding anthranilate phosphoribosyltransferase, producing the protein MIQSIAKLVRRESLTEDEAAAAFEVVMRGDATPVQIAGFVVALRMKGETADEITGFARTVRAMATPIAVDGALLDTCGTGGDGLATFNISTLAAIVAAACGARVAKHGNRAASSLCGSADVLEQLGVKIDLGPDGVARCIEQAGIGFLFAPVFHPSFRFAGVTRRELAIRTVFNVLGPLCNPAGARYQALGVADGSLAPKMADVLVRLGVERAIVFHAGDGMDELSVSSPSFVIEIDGAHKEYQLDPAELGLAAAPLESMRGGGPEQNARLAREVLEGAAGPRRDVVLLNAAAALRAAGLARDWREGIGQAAEAIDQGRAGEVLQRWARISQE
- a CDS encoding aminodeoxychorismate/anthranilate synthase component II, whose protein sequence is MVNLALIDNYDSFTYNLVQYLGELGCEPVVHRNDRVTVDELGGYDGIVISPGPGTPADAGISTSAIRELSGRVAILGVCLGHQCLGEAFGGRVVRNEPAHGKTSWIRHDNSGVMAGVSDPFEATRYHSLIVERASVPKELIVTAWTPDGTVMGLRHVKHPTYGVQFHPESVLTREGKKILSNFLRRSARGAA
- the trpE gene encoding anthranilate synthase component I codes for the protein MLTPVRAYTLLCPPGAPGFLLESVEGGERLARYSFIGFEPRPLDLAIAGDKPAPGAALAGGDPLAALKAVAAEVTAPVPGVPRFHGGAVGYLGYEMARHFERLPVAKGAPPPMPESAFLRAEDLAVFDHVTRRLKLLTIHRPDREDYQAAVDRIDQMEMRLAGDPAPAAPRGANGARWQSNVTEGQFHGMVDAAREHILAGDAFQIVVSQRFRKPLEASPFDVYRCLRAINPSPYMYFLALGGDRHVVGTSPEKLVQVEGRRVETRPLAGTRRRGADPAEDLRLEKELLSDLKERAEHVMLVDLGRNDVGRVARPGTVSVDRLMEVERYSHVMHISSTVSGELREGCTSLDALRAAFPAGTVSGAPKIRAMEVIADLEPEQRGVYAGSLGYVSFGGNLDMAITLRTVVVADGIAYVQAGAGVVADSRPEREFEETLEKADAMFKAIEMAESL
- a CDS encoding Fe-S cluster assembly protein HesB, coding for MPIVWTGNPAANQLLETDPLALLIGLVLDQQVKMEKAFNGPYELQRRLGHLDAGRIAAMDPDELLAAFRERPALHRFPGTMSKRVQALCQAVVSDYGGDAGAVWREPRDGDDLAARIKKLPGFGDMKVKILVAVLAKKFGVQPRGWEKQAANWHTIADVDTEESMAHAREVKREMRAGR
- a CDS encoding sigma-70 family RNA polymerase sigma factor, which translates into the protein MARSHFRPPGHVAFGVIASVGAAPDPQAETYRPGAKDDFDRLYRSAYPRVYRTLTAILGDPAEAEDCAQDTFVQAFGAWPRWRPDAPAEAWVHRIAVNKAISYRRRARLRSVGELLRRLGKPARGHDPAEIALRPDLLTALRAIPPKLAAAIVLRHYHGYNNREIAAALGVSERTVGARLSQAAGRLRSLLAGAGQPSFSLDPRAALSSEQDQNSYADR
- a CDS encoding Fe-S-binding domain-containing protein, which gives rise to MADRVFVGLPKRMVRLTVDGHELEVLEGTTILEACRQLRIDTPTLCQLETLTPVNVCRVCVVEVEGSRVLVPACSRKVEPEMNIRTDSERVRHSRRLVLELLASSVDMSLCSAQVHGWLARYGATPQRFGQDVATVAQPVKIDNDLYVRDYSRCILCYKCVEACGVDAQNTFAIGVAGRGFDAHISTEYAVPLPESACVYCGNCIGVCPTGALMFKSEHDMREAGTWDESTQSITETVCPYCGVGCMLELHVQDNSIVKVTSPLDHSVTAGHLCVKGRFGFQFVQKRKP